In the genome of Arthrobacter sp. PAMC25284, the window GCGTTGTGGCCAGAGCGTGGAAGACCAGCCGCATCTGGGCGAGGACCTTTTCCATGAGTTCGGCCACCGAGGCACTGCCGGAGAGATCAACCAGGGCCTTGTGCAGGTCCTGATTGGCGTCCGCCATGTCCCGGACGGACCCGGCCGCCAAGGCGGTGCGGGCGCGGTCAATAATGGCGTCCAGCGCATCGAGGGCCTCGGGCGGCAACTCCCCCCACAGCACAGCGGCGGGCTCGATCAGGCGGCGGACCCGGTAGATTTCCCGGACGTCCTCGGCCTGGGGTGCGGCCACAAACACGCCGCGGTTCGGGATGCGCTGCACCACGGATTCCCCGGACAGGACCGTGAACGCCTCCCGCAGGGTGTTGCGGGAGACGCCGAGCGCCTCGGAGAGTTTCTGCTCGGAAAGTTTCGTGCCGGGCGCCAACTGGCCCGCCGAGATGCGTGACCGGAGCAGCCCGGCCACCCAGGAGACGGTGTGGGCGTGGGTGGCCTGGACCTCGGAAGAGATCCCTTCAAGCGCGGCGTTCATCGGCATGGCTTCCAATCTACAGACATCCCGCCCGCTCCCGGCGCGCGGGACGCCGCAGCCAGCAACATAGCGGCAGAACCGATGTCGGGTGTTTAGGCGATCGTCGCCAGAATGTCCCCACGTCCAACGGCGGCACCGGGCACCTGGGCACCGCGCTGCACTGTTCCGTTCCGGTGGGCAGCCACGGTGGTCTCCATTTTCATGGCCTCCAGGATCGCGACCGGCTCCCCGGCCTGCACCGTGTCGCCGTCGTCGACGAGCCATTTCACAAGCGACCCGGCCATCGGCGAGGACAGTCCGGCGTCGTCCACCGGACCAACTGCCGCCAGCGAACCGGCCCCGTGGCCGCCGCCGCCCATCAGCGCCTCAAACAGCCGCACCGGCAGACCCAGCTGAACCGCTTTTCCGTCGAGCTCCACCGTGATCGTGGTCCGGGCGGCATCCGGTGCCGTGCGGGCGATCTCCGGGGACGCGGCGAGCGGTTCGGCGAAGTCGTTCTCGATCCAGGTGGTGTGCACGCCGAGGCGATCCTCGGCCGTGAAATCGGGGTGACGCACGACCGCGCGGTGGAACGGCAGGACGGTGGGCAGGCCGCGGATCTCCATTTCGTCCAGGGCTGCGCGGGCCCGGCGCAGGGCCTGCGGCCGGTCCTCGCCGTGCACAATCAGCTTGGCCATGAGCGAGTCGTATTCGCCCGGGACGGTGGAACCGGAGCGCACGCCGGAATCCACCCTGATCCCGGGGCCGGTGGGGGCTTCAAAGACCTCCACGGTCCCGGGTCCGGGCAGGAAGCCGCGGGCGGGGTCCTCGGCGTTGAGCCGGAATTCAATGGCGTGGCCGCGCGGCTCGGGATCGGCGCTCAGGGTGAGCGCTCCCCCGGCCGCGATCCGGAACTGCTCGCGGACCAGGTCCACGCCCGTGGTCTCCTCCGTCACGGGGTGCTCCACCTGCAGGCGG includes:
- a CDS encoding GntR family transcriptional regulator; protein product: MPMNAALEGISSEVQATHAHTVSWVAGLLRSRISAGQLAPGTKLSEQKLSEALGVSRNTLREAFTVLSGESVVQRIPNRGVFVAAPQAEDVREIYRVRRLIEPAAVLWGELPPEALDALDAIIDRARTALAAGSVRDMADANQDLHKALVDLSGSASVAELMEKVLAQMRLVFHALATTPDFHSHYVERNAALVAQLRAGRRDEARGGTAPLSGRRRAGAAGAYRGCVAGVRGASVNLSPGLGCFPAGHLVL